From the Alloalcanivorax dieselolei B5 genome, one window contains:
- the hflX gene encoding ribosome rescue GTPase HflX, with the protein MDLFERTEQVRTGAGERAILVHMDLPDAFGREDLEEFHHLVVSSGVVPVAELLGKRDRPDPALFIGSGKSEELAELVRQEEADVVLFNHALSPAQERNLERAAKCRVLDRTGLILDIFAQRARTHEGRLQVELAQLRHLASRLVRGWTHLERQKGGIGLRGPGETQLETDRRLIRDRIRAIEARLEKVRKQREQGRRARDRSETPLISLVGYTNAGKSTLFNALTTGEVYVADQLFATLDPTLRKVRVPGVGPAILADTVGFIRHLPHRLVEAFRATLEETVNASLLLHITDCSAEERDDNVASVNEVLEEIGADQVPVLHVYNKVDRFGDTPRLDRDEQGRPWRVWLSAREQQGFDLLYQAIAERLAEHWVDRWLRLPPEAGRLRARLHEAGEVLAEEAGTDGAMLLRVHLNRVHFERLLREAGLSEKDVLVPAPQVAEGSAHSYNPERSHKAG; encoded by the coding sequence ATGGATTTATTCGAACGTACTGAACAGGTACGCACCGGGGCTGGCGAACGGGCCATTCTGGTGCACATGGACCTGCCCGACGCCTTCGGGCGGGAGGATCTGGAGGAATTCCACCACTTGGTGGTGTCCAGTGGCGTGGTGCCCGTGGCGGAATTGCTGGGCAAGCGCGACCGTCCTGATCCGGCACTGTTCATCGGCAGTGGCAAGAGCGAGGAACTGGCCGAGTTGGTACGCCAGGAAGAGGCCGATGTGGTGCTGTTCAACCACGCGCTCAGCCCGGCCCAGGAGCGCAATCTGGAGCGGGCGGCGAAATGCCGGGTACTTGACCGTACCGGCTTGATCCTGGACATCTTCGCCCAGCGTGCCCGTACCCACGAAGGGCGTTTGCAGGTGGAACTGGCTCAATTGCGGCACCTGGCTTCAAGGCTGGTGCGCGGCTGGACTCACCTGGAGCGGCAGAAAGGCGGTATCGGCCTGCGTGGTCCCGGGGAAACGCAGCTGGAAACGGACCGTCGCCTGATCCGGGATCGTATCCGTGCCATCGAGGCCCGGCTGGAAAAGGTACGCAAGCAGCGAGAGCAGGGACGCCGGGCCCGTGACCGTTCGGAGACGCCGTTGATCTCCCTGGTGGGCTACACCAACGCCGGCAAGTCCACCCTGTTCAATGCGCTGACCACCGGCGAGGTTTATGTTGCGGACCAGTTGTTCGCCACCCTGGACCCGACTCTGCGCAAGGTGCGGGTGCCAGGAGTGGGGCCGGCGATTCTGGCGGATACCGTGGGTTTCATCCGCCATTTGCCTCACCGTCTGGTGGAGGCCTTCCGGGCCACCCTGGAGGAAACCGTCAATGCTTCGTTACTGCTCCATATCACGGATTGCAGTGCCGAAGAGCGCGACGATAACGTGGCGTCGGTGAATGAAGTGCTGGAAGAGATCGGCGCCGATCAGGTGCCGGTGTTGCATGTTTACAACAAGGTGGATCGTTTCGGTGATACGCCCCGGCTGGACCGGGACGAACAGGGGCGGCCGTGGAGAGTGTGGCTGTCAGCCCGGGAGCAGCAAGGGTTTGATCTGTTGTACCAGGCGATTGCCGAACGGCTGGCCGAACACTGGGTGGACCGGTGGCTGCGTTTGCCGCCGGAGGCCGGGCGCTTGAGAGCGCGTTTACATGAGGCGGGCGAGGTGCTGGCGGAGGAAGCCGGCACCGACGGCGCCATGTTGCTGAGGGTGCATCTGAACCGGGTGCACTTTGAACGCCTGCTGCGAGAAGCGGGTCTCAGCGAAAAGGATGTATTGGTGCCGGCGCCTCAGGTTGCAGAGGGCTCGGCCCATTCCTACAATCCAGAACGCTCGCACAAAGCGGGATAA
- the hfq gene encoding RNA chaperone Hfq, protein MSKGHSLQDPFLNALRKERIPVSIFLVNGIKLQGQIESFDQYVVLLKNAVSQMVYKHAISTVVPARNPRASGGGNPAMQGTTGAAAGGQAGAGDEYGNQ, encoded by the coding sequence ATGTCAAAAGGGCATTCGCTACAAGACCCTTTTCTCAATGCGCTGAGAAAGGAACGTATTCCGGTTTCTATCTTTCTGGTTAACGGAATCAAACTGCAGGGGCAAATCGAGTCTTTCGACCAGTACGTGGTACTGCTGAAGAACGCGGTAAGCCAAATGGTGTATAAGCATGCCATTTCCACCGTGGTACCGGCCCGCAATCCGCGTGCGTCCGGCGGTGGCAATCCGGCCATGCAAGGCACCACCGGTGCCGCCGCCGGCGGCCAGGCTGGGGCGGGTGACGAATACGGTAATCAATAG